TATCTTCTCAAGCAAACTTAGCAGGATATAAGGCGGTCTTAATTGCAGCAACGGCGTTACCGAAATATTTCCCTATGTTAACAACGGCGGCCGGAACCATTCGTCCCGCTAAGGTGTTAATTTTGGGAGCGGGGGTTGCTGGTTTACAAGCGATCGCTACCGCCCGACGGCTGGGTGCTATTGTCGAAGGGTTTGATATTCGTCCCGAAGTTAAAGAACAAGTCCAAAGTTTAGGTGCCAAATTTGTGGATGTGTCCCTGGAGGAAGATACCGTTGCTGAAGGCGGTTATGCCAAGGAAATCTCTGAAAAAGCCAAAGAACGCACCCGTGAAGTTCTGACCCAGCACGTCGCCGCCTCTGATGTGGTGGTGACAACGGCTCAAGTTCCCGGTCGAAAAGCACCTGTATTAGTGACAGAAGACATGGTAGCCCAGATGAAACCGGGTTCGGTAATTGTTGATTTGGCAGCCGAACAAGGAGGAAACTGTGAATGCAGCGAACCGGGAAAAGATGTGGTTAAACATGGGGTAACGATTATTGGGCCGATTAATTTACCGTCTTCGATGCCGATTCATGCTAGTGAAGTTTATGCCAAAAATCTCTCGGCTTTATTAACATTAATGATTAATAAAGAGAAGCAACTCGACCTCAATTTTGCAGATGATATTCTCGATGAAGCTTGTGTCACTCATAACGGTGAAATTCGTTCCGAAAGAGTGAAACAAGCCTTAAGCCTCAATCATCAACAGTCTCCTGTAAACAGTTAACTGTCAATTGTTCTGAAATTATGACTACTGAAACCTTAATTTCCGCATTGTTTGTGTTTGTTTTAGCAACCTTTGCGGGGTTTGAAGTGATTACGAAAGTTCCGCCGACCTTGCATACTCCCTTAATGTCTGGGGCTAATGCGATTTCAGGAATTTCTGTTTTAGGTGCGTTAATTATTGCGGGCGATCGCGATTGGAATGTTACCGTTATTCTGGGATTTATTGGCATTGTTCTCGCCATGATTAACGTTGTCGGTGGCTTTTTAGTCACAGATCGAATGCTGGAAATGTTTAAGAAAAAGGAGGCTAAAGCCTAATGGATATTCGCTTAACGGGAATACAACTCAGCTATTTAGTGGCTGTCACCTTGTTTTTCTTTGGATTAAAAAAATTAGGATCTCCAGCAACAGCTAGAAGTGGCAATTTATGGGCAGCTATTGGGATGTTAATTGCTGTTGTTGCCACAATGTTAGATCGGCAGATTTTGAACTATCAAATGATCGCCCTCGCCTTAATTATTGGTTCAGTCATTGGGGCGGTAATTGCGTATAAAGTTCAAATGACAGAAATGCCCCAAATGGTGGGGTTACTCAATGGTTTAGGCGGTGCTGCTTCTTCAATGGTCGCGGTGGGAGAATTTTGGCGCTATTTAGCCGCTTCAGAATCTCCCCCTTTAGGCACAACCATTACCGCAATTTTAGGGGTATTAATTGGGGGTGTAACCTTTACAGGTTCCATGATTGCCTTTGCCAAATTACAGGGAATTATGAGTGGTTCTCCCATCTTATTTCCCCTACAACAACAGTTTAATATTCTGTTGTTTGTTGCCTTTGGTTTGGGTAGTGTTTATATTTGCCTAACCCCATTTAATGTGGCGGTCTTTTTAGGGTTAGTCTTCATTTCTCTAATATTAGGCGTGTTATTTGTCATCCCCATTGGTGGCGGTGATATGCCCGTTGTGATTTCTCTGTTAAACTCCTTTTCGGGATTGGCCGCATCCGCCGCCGGGTTTGTGGTGATGAATAACCTGTTAATCATTGCTGGGGCGTTAGTTGGAGCATCAGGGATTATCTTAACGGTGATTATGTGTAAGGCGATGAACCGTTCTTTAACGAACGTGCTATTTGCTGGGTTTGGCACAGGAGAAGGAGGTTCTGGGGCTGCCAGTGGAGGCACTGCAACAGATCAAACGGTTCGCAGTATTGACCCCGAAGAAGGGGCGATGATGTTAGGATATGCCCGGTCTGTGGTGATTGTCCCCGGTTATGGGATGGCCGTTGCCCAAGCCCAGCATAGTGTTAAGGAGTTGGTGGATCAATTAGAAAATAATGGGGTGGATGTTAAATATGCCATTCATCCTGTGGCGGGACGGATGCCGGGACACATGAATGTACTGTTAGCAGAGGCAAATGTTCCCTATCCTCAGTTATATGACATGGATGACATTAATCCACAGTTCGATCAAACCGATGTAGCATTAGTTATCGGAGCTAATGATGTAGTGAACCCGGCGGCACGGGAAGATAAAAATAGTCCTATTTATGGGATGCCGATTTTGGATGTCGATAAAGCTAAACATACCATCGTGATTAAACGCAGTATGAATACTGGGTTTGCTGGGGTAGAAAATGACCTGTTTTATAAAGATAAAACCATGATGTTGTTTGGTAGTGCGAAGGATGTTGTGGCGAAGTTGGTTTCGGAAGTCAAACAACTGTAAAAGTATCCTTTGTGACCCTCTCCGCAAGTTCGGGGAGGGTTTTTGATTATAATGAAGTTAGGAGCAAAGCGATCGCTTAAATCAACAATAGAGTAAGGTTAAGGAGTGTCAACTATTTCTTCCCCATCTTATTATCCTGAAAAGATGTTCCAATCCCCTGTAAAAGACCTTTCCCAATTAAACCTAATCCTCGACCAACGACATTGGTTAATATATAAATAATTCCACTACCCACAAAAGAAACAGCCGAACGCAGACGAGGAGCAACAGCATCCCGTGTTTCTAATATTAATGTAACGGCTAAGGGAATTCCTGATAATTTTTCTAATTCCTCCCGTCGTGGGGAATAAATCACTTGTTTTTGAATGCCTCTTTCTCCTAAAATAAAGAGTAAATAGGAACTTTCAAAAATTGCCTTGGGTTCTGCTACATATTGAGAAAGACGATATCGCCAGGATAAGTTATTTCTAAATTTTTCAATTTCACGGGTTGATAATAACCGTCGATCATAAAATTTAAGTTTAATTTCTTCATAATCGGAAAAATAATTGAGTAAAGGTTGTATGACCCCATTGGCGACTTGAATTAATAAATTTTGTAATAACGCTTCTGAACGTTGCATTGCGTCTAAACTTCCAGCCGGACAGGATAAATTATCAATGGTTAAGGGGGTTTGGAATAATAAATGCTCAAATAAGTCACTGATTAAAGGAATTTTACTTAAAATATCCCGTTGAATCAGATTAGCATCTTTTAATAAAATCGGAACGATTTCCAGATCTTGGTTGTTGGTGTTTAGAGTATAATATTTGCCCAAAAAATCTAAAATAGCAGCTTCCCAGAAATCTTGAACTAAATCAGGAACTTTCTCTGGGAGTTGTTCGGGTTGAATATCTGATAATATTAATTCATCTAATAAGCTTTCTAATTGTTTTAATAAGATATATAATAATTCTCGTTTTTTAGATAATCTTAAAATATCAATTTCTAAGGGAATTCCTGTGACATTAATTAATCCTGACTGTAACTTCATGACAGTTTTATCAAACAAAATTGATTTTAAATCACTGACTACAATCGCTGAATTACGAGAGTTAATTGAGTTAGAATTAAGAACTAAGGATTCTTCTGAATTAAAGTTGTTAGGTTCGGGGTTAGAACGATTGAAAACGGGGAAATTATCAGGAGAAATAGAAGCAGAATTTTCTGGCGTGGGAGAAGGAGAATCCGGTAAAAGCTGACTAACTAGCCAACGTGCAACGAACAGTTCTCGTCGTTTTCCCGTCAGAATTAATTGGTTAATAATCGCAATTCTATCCTGTTGGTTTAATCCTTCTATATTCTGCTCAATTTCTTGGTTAACTTCGGCGATCGCTTGTTCAATTTGTCGCAGTCCCGGTTGAACTAAAAACCCTCGAATTTGCTTAAAAAAAGATCCCGTTTTTCGAGTTACAATTTCAGCAACAGGTTCTCGATTTAAGGCTGCTAAAGATTCCAACCAATAGCGTTCTCCCGTTGCGACTCGACGAATAATTGGAACCAATTCTATAACCGGAATTCCCTTGGGACAATAACCCTCTACCCCAATTTCTTGCGCTGTTACTAATAAATTTCGGTGTTGAATTGCCGTTAATAATAGAATCGGGATTTGAGGATATTGTTTTTTTAATGTTTGGCAAAAATCAAGAATTAAATCTGGTTTTAATCCTAATTCTAAAATAATTAAATCAACAGGTTTCTGGTTCGTGCTGTTAATCGTTATCTGACTTTGACTGACTAATACCTGTAATGCAGCATCCCGACTTTCAACATCTGTGATGACTTCTAAATCTGAAAAAGGTTCTAATGCTGTTCGTAACCCGATCCGAAAAATAGGGTCATCATCGAGGATCAAAAGTTGTAAAGAAGATGGAGTCATAAACGCATTCAAGTGTCAGGTGTCGGCTGAGGAATAATTAAATCTACTAACGTATTAATAATACGATCTCGTTCCATCGGAACAATCTCTTTACCTTGCAAAATTTCTTGTAATAACACATAATGGGCTAAGGTTCCAATAATCACTCGTGCCATTGCTTCAGGATCACCAATTGTAATATAGCGCTGATTGGTTAAATATTCGGTTAACACTTGAATTCCCGGTTTTCCTAAATTATGGACAAAGGTTTTAGCTAATTCTGGAAATCGCCCAGATTCTCCAATCACTAAGCGAATAAACGCTAAATATTCCTGATCTTGCATGGAATGATCTAAAATAGTATTGGCAAGTTGTCTCAACACAATTTGAGGTTCAGCTTGCATCAATTCCGCTTTTTGAGACTCAACAAAAATGTAATATTTTTTCTGGGCTAATCGTTTGATTAAGGCAATAAATAACCCTTCTTTATCCCCAAAATGGTTATAAACCGTTGCTTTCGACACTCCCGCCGATGACGCAACCCGATCCATGCTGGTTCCAGCATAGCCATGCACTAAAAATTCTTGCAGTGCCCCTTCAAAAATCTGTTCTGCTTTTTCGCCAATACTATCCATCTGAGAGAGTTCGGTTTGTTCCACGGGGTTCATTAATTCTCTTCTTAAATGCTATTGCCTTCATTGTACAGAATCATTTCTCGCCATCCGTTATTCCTGATCCTGGATCAAGGTTGACAAAGGCGTTTTCACTTCTGAGAAGCCTGGGTTTTCAATCCCCGATAAGTTTTTTTACTTAAATTCATACTTATTCACCTTCACAGAAGAGAAGTTGTGCTATACTAAACTAAACAGTTTAGTGTGAGTGGAAGCGGGAGGCACAATTATGGTGCGCGAAGCGACAGTTGGTAAACTTTCAGCCCCGAAATTTCCTAAACCAGGAATTCTCATTGCTGCAACCACCCTAGCGATCAGTGGTTTAACGGCCTATACCTTCTGGCGATATCGCCCCACTCCCGCCGAACCTGTAGCGACATCTGAAACCCTGGCCCCAGAAATAAAAACCGTGACCGCATTAGGTTGGTTAGAACCCCAAGGCGAAATTATTAAACTGTCCGCCCCCCAGTCCAACCCAGGGAGTCGGGTGGATCAATTATTAGTGAAAGAAGGAGACTGGGTAGAGGCGGGAAAAGCGATCGCTGTGTTGGATAGCCGAGATCGACTCCAAGCCGCCCTAGAACAAACTAAAACCGAAGTAGAAGTCGCCCAAGCCCGTTTAGAACAAGTTCAAGCTGGGGCGAAACAAGGAGATATTGAAGCGCAAAAAGCCCGATTTCAGGGCAACCAAGCGGAGTTAGAGGGGCAAATTATTACTCAAAAAGCCACCATTGCCACCTTAGAAGCCCAACTGCGGGGAGAACGCAGCGCCCAAGAAGCCACCCTCGACCGGATTCAAGCGGAACTCAACAACGCTGAAACCAACTGTCAACGTTACGAAACCTTATATGCTGATGGGGCTGTGTCTGCCCAAGATCGAGATAGTCAATGTTTGGAAGCTGAAACCAGCCTCAAACGGCTACAGGAAGCCCAAGCCAACCTCAACGAAACCGTTACCAGCCGTCAAGAACAAATTCGAGAAGCCCAAGCGAACCTTAGCCGCACTATCGCCACTGTAGACCGACAAATTGCTGAAGCGGAGGCGACGTTAACGGCCGTTGCAGAAGTTCGTCCGGTGGATGTCCAGTTAGCCAAAAGTGAGTTAACCAAAGCCCAAGCGGCTGTTAAACAAGCTGAAGCGAACTTAGAACAAGCTTATGTGCGATCGCCCCAAGCTGGACGGGTGATCGAGGTGAATACCCACGCCGGAGAACTAATTTCTAATGAAGGTATTCTGGAATTGGGACAAACCCAACAAATGTATGCCGTTGCTGAAATTTATGATAGTGATATTCCTAAAGTTCGCCCCGGACAAACCGCAACTATTACCGCCGATGCGTTACCCCAAGCGTTAAAAGGAACGGTTGAAGAAGTGGGGTTAAGGGTGAAAAAACAAAGTGCTTTAGATATTGATCCGACGACAAATATTGATGCCAGAGTCATCGAAGTTCGCGTAAAATTAGATGAAATTTCTAGCCAAAAAGCCGAGAGTTTAACGAATTTACAAGTTAAAGTCACCCTTAATCAGTAATCAGTTATCAGTAATCAGTTATCAGTGTATAGTTTTAAGTTTGCTATCCAGAATTTACAATCATTAACTATAATAATCCCTGTAAGATTGCTGGAAGAAACCTGTAAGGTTAATGAGTATCCAAGCTTAAGCAATAACAAAGTCAAGCTGATTTAAGATTGCTATATCAACTATACACTCACAATTGATAACTGATAACTGATAACTGATAACTGATAACTGATAACTGATAACTGATAACTGATAACTGAAATTATGATTGGATTTATACAACGATTAACCCGCAGAACGCCGTTAGGATGGTTGCAATTAAGTCATGATAAAGCTCGAATGTTAGTGGCGTTATCAGGAATTGCCTTTGCGGATGTTTTGATTTTTATGCAATTGGGATTTCAAACGGCATTATATGACAGTAATACTCGATTGCATACCCATCTAAATGCTGATATTATGATTATCAGTCCCCAAGCCAGAAATTTAGTGAATTTATCAACGTTACCTCGGCGACGTTTATATCAAGCACTGGATGTTCCGGGGGTGAAATCCGCAGACTCTTTATATGTTAATTTTTCCGACTGGAAAACTCCCAAAACTGGGAAAAAAACAGCCATTTTAGTCATCGGATTTGATCCCCGTCAGTCGGCTTTTAATTTATCCGAAGTTCAACAAAATTTAGACGTGATTAAATTACCGGATCAGGTTTTATTTGATCGGTCTTCAAGGGGAGATTATAAAGAAGTTATTGAAAAAGTTGATCAAGGTGAAATTGTTAGTACAGAATTAGAAAAACGCACCCTTAAAATTGCCGGATTATTTAAAGTCGGGGCTTCCTTTGCGGCCGATGGTACATTAATCACGAGCGATCGCAATTTTTTACGATTATTTCCCCGAAGAAAACCAGGAGGAATTAGTGCTGGACTGGTTAAAGTTGAACCGGGTTATGATGTCGAAAAAGTCGCAACAGATTTACAAAATTATTTACCCAAAGATGTAAAAGTTTTAACCAATGAACAATTTTTAGCCTTTGAAAAAGATTATTGGTCAAAAAATACCGCCATTGGATTTGTGTTTAGTTTAGGGACAGCAATGGGGTTTGTGGTTGGGGTGATTATTGTTTATCAAGTTTTGGCGACAGATGTTGCTGACCATACCCCCGAATATGCAACATTTAAAGCAATGGGATTTAGAAATGTCTATTTATTAGGAATTGTTTTTGAAGAAGCGATTATTTTAGCAATATTAGGTTTTATTCCGGGTGCTACAATTTCTTTAGGGTTATATCGGTTAACCCGACAAGCGACAAATTTACCCTTATATATGACCTTATTTCGAGCAATTCAAGTGTTAGTCTTAACGATTATTATGTGTATGTTATCCGGTGCGATCGCCACTCGTAAATTACAAGCCGCTGATCCGGCTGATATCTTTTGATCCTTACTTTTAAGTATCTAGTTGTGAATGAGGAGTAAAAGAACGGGGTTGATATTTATTCGAGTTCAAAAAATTGTTCAAATCCTTTATTTTTCAAGCCTAGTTTTAATTTTTTATCTCCAGTCCATAATAATCCATTCAATTGCAGCGTTAATGCTACATGAGGGGTATCACTCACATCAACATCTTGACATAGTTCGTAAGCTAGTCTACGATATTCTAAAGTAATTAAATCTTCTTTATAGAGACGAAGACGTTTTAGCAAAATATAATAAATTTGAATAATTTCTTTTTCGGTTAAATGACTAAGTTGAATAATTTTTTCCTTGCGCTTAAATAGTTCTACAAATACAAGTTCGCAGACAAAAAACGCATACTCTGAAGTTAGCAATAATTCATTGAAACGACAATTTTCCCTCAGTAATGCAGAAAACAATATATTGGTATCAACAATAATCGGCTTTTGAGTTAACATCATTAACTCACCCAAGACTTAGACTTTAAATTATCCCAAACTTCTTGATTAACTTCTTGACTCAGGTTAGTTATTTGTTCTGCTGTCAGTTGACTACGATTACGAATTGATTCTAACTCAAGATATTCTAAAAATTGAGTTAATAAATCCAAATTTACCATCTCACGATTCAATTTAATAATAATATCTTGATTTTCCAGACTAATACTG
The Planktothrix sp. FACHB-1365 DNA segment above includes these coding regions:
- a CDS encoding DUF3685 domain-containing protein; this encodes MTPSSLQLLILDDDPIFRIGLRTALEPFSDLEVITDVESRDAALQVLVSQSQITINSTNQKPVDLIILELGLKPDLILDFCQTLKKQYPQIPILLLTAIQHRNLLVTAQEIGVEGYCPKGIPVIELVPIIRRVATGERYWLESLAALNREPVAEIVTRKTGSFFKQIRGFLVQPGLRQIEQAIAEVNQEIEQNIEGLNQQDRIAIINQLILTGKRRELFVARWLVSQLLPDSPSPTPENSASISPDNFPVFNRSNPEPNNFNSEESLVLNSNSINSRNSAIVVSDLKSILFDKTVMKLQSGLINVTGIPLEIDILRLSKKRELLYILLKQLESLLDELILSDIQPEQLPEKVPDLVQDFWEAAILDFLGKYYTLNTNNQDLEIVPILLKDANLIQRDILSKIPLISDLFEHLLFQTPLTIDNLSCPAGSLDAMQRSEALLQNLLIQVANGVIQPLLNYFSDYEEIKLKFYDRRLLSTREIEKFRNNLSWRYRLSQYVAEPKAIFESSYLLFILGERGIQKQVIYSPRREELEKLSGIPLAVTLILETRDAVAPRLRSAVSFVGSGIIYILTNVVGRGLGLIGKGLLQGIGTSFQDNKMGKK
- the devC gene encoding ABC transporter permease DevC, with protein sequence MIGFIQRLTRRTPLGWLQLSHDKARMLVALSGIAFADVLIFMQLGFQTALYDSNTRLHTHLNADIMIISPQARNLVNLSTLPRRRLYQALDVPGVKSADSLYVNFSDWKTPKTGKKTAILVIGFDPRQSAFNLSEVQQNLDVIKLPDQVLFDRSSRGDYKEVIEKVDQGEIVSTELEKRTLKIAGLFKVGASFAADGTLITSDRNFLRLFPRRKPGGISAGLVKVEPGYDVEKVATDLQNYLPKDVKVLTNEQFLAFEKDYWSKNTAIGFVFSLGTAMGFVVGVIIVYQVLATDVADHTPEYATFKAMGFRNVYLLGIVFEEAIILAILGFIPGATISLGLYRLTRQATNLPLYMTLFRAIQVLVLTIIMCMLSGAIATRKLQAADPADIF
- a CDS encoding TetR/AcrR family transcriptional regulator, whose product is MNPVEQTELSQMDSIGEKAEQIFEGALQEFLVHGYAGTSMDRVASSAGVSKATVYNHFGDKEGLFIALIKRLAQKKYYIFVESQKAELMQAEPQIVLRQLANTILDHSMQDQEYLAFIRLVIGESGRFPELAKTFVHNLGKPGIQVLTEYLTNQRYITIGDPEAMARVIIGTLAHYVLLQEILQGKEIVPMERDRIINTLVDLIIPQPTPDT
- a CDS encoding PIN domain-containing protein — translated: MMLTQKPIIVDTNILFSALLRENCRFNELLLTSEYAFFVCELVFVELFKRKEKIIQLSHLTEKEIIQIYYILLKRLRLYKEDLITLEYRRLAYELCQDVDVSDTPHVALTLQLNGLLWTGDKKLKLGLKNKGFEQFFELE
- a CDS encoding ABC exporter membrane fusion protein: MVREATVGKLSAPKFPKPGILIAATTLAISGLTAYTFWRYRPTPAEPVATSETLAPEIKTVTALGWLEPQGEIIKLSAPQSNPGSRVDQLLVKEGDWVEAGKAIAVLDSRDRLQAALEQTKTEVEVAQARLEQVQAGAKQGDIEAQKARFQGNQAELEGQIITQKATIATLEAQLRGERSAQEATLDRIQAELNNAETNCQRYETLYADGAVSAQDRDSQCLEAETSLKRLQEAQANLNETVTSRQEQIREAQANLSRTIATVDRQIAEAEATLTAVAEVRPVDVQLAKSELTKAQAAVKQAEANLEQAYVRSPQAGRVIEVNTHAGELISNEGILELGQTQQMYAVAEIYDSDIPKVRPGQTATITADALPQALKGTVEEVGLRVKKQSALDIDPTTNIDARVIEVRVKLDEISSQKAESLTNLQVKVTLNQ
- a CDS encoding NAD(P)(+) transhydrogenase (Re/Si-specific) subunit beta, which codes for MDIRLTGIQLSYLVAVTLFFFGLKKLGSPATARSGNLWAAIGMLIAVVATMLDRQILNYQMIALALIIGSVIGAVIAYKVQMTEMPQMVGLLNGLGGAASSMVAVGEFWRYLAASESPPLGTTITAILGVLIGGVTFTGSMIAFAKLQGIMSGSPILFPLQQQFNILLFVAFGLGSVYICLTPFNVAVFLGLVFISLILGVLFVIPIGGGDMPVVISLLNSFSGLAASAAGFVVMNNLLIIAGALVGASGIILTVIMCKAMNRSLTNVLFAGFGTGEGGSGAASGGTATDQTVRSIDPEEGAMMLGYARSVVIVPGYGMAVAQAQHSVKELVDQLENNGVDVKYAIHPVAGRMPGHMNVLLAEANVPYPQLYDMDDINPQFDQTDVALVIGANDVVNPAAREDKNSPIYGMPILDVDKAKHTIVIKRSMNTGFAGVENDLFYKDKTMMLFGSAKDVVAKLVSEVKQL
- a CDS encoding NAD(P) transhydrogenase subunit alpha, whose protein sequence is MTTETLISALFVFVLATFAGFEVITKVPPTLHTPLMSGANAISGISVLGALIIAGDRDWNVTVILGFIGIVLAMINVVGGFLVTDRMLEMFKKKEAKA
- a CDS encoding Re/Si-specific NAD(P)(+) transhydrogenase subunit alpha is translated as MKIGIAKESQVDERRVALIPDVVARLVKQGVEVWVEAGAGERACFSDSTYEQVGAKIADQGTVWREADVLLKVGVLQDFEVSQLRSGGVLISFLNPLGNPELIQKLAAQNVTAFSMELIPRTSRAQSMDALSSQANLAGYKAVLIAATALPKYFPMLTTAAGTIRPAKVLILGAGVAGLQAIATARRLGAIVEGFDIRPEVKEQVQSLGAKFVDVSLEEDTVAEGGYAKEISEKAKERTREVLTQHVAASDVVVTTAQVPGRKAPVLVTEDMVAQMKPGSVIVDLAAEQGGNCECSEPGKDVVKHGVTIIGPINLPSSMPIHASEVYAKNLSALLTLMINKEKQLDLNFADDILDEACVTHNGEIRSERVKQALSLNHQQSPVNS